From the Polyangiaceae bacterium genome, one window contains:
- a CDS encoding sigma-70 family RNA polymerase sigma factor, which yields MSSGLPLTTRSALGSGEADHAGPARKSIDITEIFGEYGGFVWRALRHLGVRAADLADVTQEVFLVAHRKLPEFEGRSSLRTWLYGICLRTASDYRRKAHIRREVAVDELPDQVAEPEQEVDAERVRLRARLEALLAELDEDKRAVFVLYEIEELSMKDIATLIGVPLQTAYSRLHAARRLLAQSLEDRR from the coding sequence GTGAGCAGCGGACTCCCACTGACAACCAGGAGCGCCCTTGGCTCCGGCGAGGCGGACCATGCAGGTCCGGCGCGGAAGTCCATTGATATCACGGAGATTTTCGGTGAGTACGGCGGGTTTGTCTGGCGAGCGCTGCGGCATTTGGGAGTGCGTGCCGCCGATCTCGCGGACGTCACTCAAGAGGTATTCCTGGTGGCTCACCGCAAGCTCCCGGAGTTCGAGGGTCGCTCGTCGCTGCGCACCTGGCTCTACGGCATCTGTCTGCGCACCGCCTCGGACTATCGTCGCAAGGCGCACATCCGACGTGAGGTTGCGGTCGACGAGTTGCCTGACCAGGTGGCCGAACCCGAGCAGGAAGTGGACGCAGAACGAGTTCGGCTACGAGCGCGGCTGGAAGCGCTACTGGCGGAATTGGACGAGGACAAGCGCGCCGTCTTCGTGCTGTACGAGATCGAGGAGCTTTCGATGAAGGACATCGCGACTTTGATCGGTGTCCCGCTGCAAACGGCCTATTCGCGCTTGCACGCGGCGCGACGGCTCTTGGCGCAAAGCCTGGAGGACCGACGATGA
- a CDS encoding SDR family NAD(P)-dependent oxidoreductase codes for MGLLDGKSVIVTGAAHGIGRATALALAHAGAQVVVNDVGGNREGNERDAGAAGTVVEEIQAAGGTAIANTDSVETAEGAQAIVNSALEAFGGLHVLVNNAGILRDKTLLKMSDEMWQSVLDVHLGGTFFCLRAAAAHMRGAGGGRIINTTSVSGLLGNFGQANYAAAKAGIYGLTRTASIELQRFGIFVNAVAPIAKTRMTEDLPMFEKLDSLTPEHVARVHLFLASELSGDRTGLVIGVAGGKLSVFRMIETPGVLKEEERGLWTAEEIAERFQAIDRP; via the coding sequence ATGGGTTTGCTGGACGGAAAGAGCGTCATCGTGACAGGAGCCGCGCACGGCATTGGCCGTGCGACGGCGCTGGCCTTGGCACATGCCGGAGCACAGGTCGTCGTGAACGACGTTGGCGGCAACCGCGAAGGGAATGAGCGGGACGCCGGCGCAGCCGGGACGGTCGTCGAGGAGATCCAGGCAGCGGGGGGCACGGCCATCGCGAACACCGACAGCGTCGAAACCGCTGAGGGTGCGCAGGCTATCGTCAACAGCGCCCTCGAAGCCTTCGGCGGCCTACACGTGCTGGTCAACAACGCCGGTATCTTGCGGGACAAGACGCTGCTCAAGATGAGCGACGAGATGTGGCAGTCGGTCCTCGACGTTCACCTCGGCGGCACCTTCTTCTGCCTGCGGGCTGCGGCGGCTCACATGCGCGGAGCTGGGGGCGGACGCATCATCAACACCACGAGCGTGTCTGGGCTCTTGGGCAACTTCGGTCAAGCCAACTACGCCGCCGCAAAGGCTGGGATCTATGGCCTGACACGAACTGCGTCCATCGAGCTCCAGCGGTTCGGCATCTTCGTCAACGCCGTTGCGCCCATCGCCAAGACACGAATGACCGAGGATCTGCCAATGTTCGAAAAGCTGGACAGCTTGACGCCGGAGCACGTGGCACGAGTGCACCTTTTTCTCGCAAGCGAGCTGTCCGGGGACCGCACGGGTCTGGTGATCGGTGTCGCGGGCGGCAAGCTCAGTGTGTTCCGCATGATCGAAACGCCCGGAGTGCTCAAAGAGGAAGAGCGAGGCCTGTGGACAGCCGAGGAGATCGCCGAGCGATTTCAGGCCATCGACCGGCCGTGA
- a CDS encoding TonB C-terminal domain-containing protein, with translation MLWIAAALHVHFAAGVSATFLTRVLGIARFASQVANHMDGTGSEVEVALLDESTTEPDPAEPKPVKQPEKEPPRPEPEPESKPPAPLPKPAPPKPEEKQIKIKIEEQDKAPPQKLTLDAKNRIAVRQHVEDKNQEDNPNAKLIADEANHVKQETQARITSTDQNDPKPTPGGQHSGPSPAPGNAEDTKVAQSEDHEGVPDQAPEPAGKAPSTPEQAKGAQPAAQAPKASPPKTAQAAAQSQEPKQAQQPSPDMMTSDSGEQITSKSRTAQDAQKQRKRKKKRLPPAKPDPNAPQLGLGSALVTASGVNLGLTQKQAFQAIGRDRLALEKRLDSERRKSAHRGSWKSLGIEKWRSAIENYVPSVRPGNQTALNTARVPFASYLNTIHNRLHPIFADSFLGSLDSLPGTHPMNRPDIKTHLEIVLSQEDGRVVRMGVTRTSGVTAFDIAALESVQRAAPYGAPPKEIISPDGNVYFHWEFHRNPYYACSTYFARPYILKVQPKSAPPKVAPPDGPEEGEPSDQQRHGMHRAGPPLLEKRASLR, from the coding sequence GTGCTGTGGATCGCCGCAGCTCTGCATGTGCATTTCGCCGCGGGTGTGAGCGCGACCTTCTTGACTCGAGTGCTCGGCATCGCGCGCTTCGCCTCCCAGGTGGCGAATCACATGGACGGTACCGGTAGCGAGGTGGAAGTTGCGCTCTTGGACGAGAGCACCACCGAGCCCGACCCCGCAGAACCCAAGCCCGTCAAGCAGCCGGAGAAAGAGCCCCCGAGGCCAGAGCCGGAACCGGAGTCGAAGCCGCCAGCCCCCCTACCCAAGCCCGCGCCTCCGAAACCCGAGGAGAAGCAGATCAAGATCAAGATCGAGGAGCAGGACAAGGCGCCTCCCCAGAAGCTGACGCTGGACGCCAAGAACCGCATCGCCGTGCGACAGCACGTCGAAGACAAGAACCAGGAGGACAATCCCAACGCGAAGCTCATCGCCGACGAGGCCAATCATGTGAAGCAAGAGACCCAGGCGCGCATCACCAGCACGGACCAGAACGACCCGAAGCCCACCCCCGGCGGTCAACACAGCGGCCCCTCGCCTGCACCCGGCAATGCCGAAGACACCAAGGTAGCCCAGTCTGAGGATCACGAGGGCGTGCCCGATCAAGCGCCCGAGCCTGCCGGCAAAGCGCCTTCGACCCCCGAACAGGCCAAAGGCGCGCAACCCGCGGCCCAAGCGCCAAAGGCTTCGCCCCCGAAGACGGCCCAAGCAGCAGCGCAAAGCCAGGAGCCGAAGCAGGCGCAGCAGCCTTCGCCGGACATGATGACCTCGGACAGCGGCGAGCAAATCACCAGCAAGTCGCGTACGGCTCAGGACGCGCAGAAGCAGCGCAAGCGCAAGAAGAAGCGCTTGCCACCCGCCAAGCCGGACCCCAACGCGCCCCAACTGGGGCTCGGATCGGCCCTGGTCACGGCTAGTGGCGTCAATCTGGGCTTGACCCAGAAACAGGCGTTCCAAGCCATAGGCCGCGATCGTCTCGCACTCGAAAAGCGACTCGACTCCGAGCGACGCAAAAGCGCACATCGCGGCTCCTGGAAGTCACTTGGCATTGAGAAGTGGCGATCCGCCATCGAGAACTACGTGCCCAGTGTCCGACCCGGCAACCAAACCGCCCTCAACACCGCACGCGTTCCCTTCGCCAGCTATCTAAATACGATTCACAACCGACTGCACCCGATCTTCGCGGACTCGTTCCTCGGCTCCCTCGACAGCCTTCCGGGAACCCATCCGATGAATCGGCCAGATATCAAGACACACCTGGAGATCGTCCTGAGCCAGGAGGATGGCCGTGTCGTTCGCATGGGGGTCACTAGAACCAGTGGTGTCACCGCCTTCGACATTGCGGCGCTGGAGAGTGTGCAGCGCGCGGCCCCCTACGGCGCGCCGCCAAAGGAGATCATTTCCCCTGATGGAAACGTCTACTTCCACTGGGAGTTCCATCGGAATCCGTACTATGCCTGCTCGACCTATTTCGCCCGGCCCTACATCTTGAAGGTGCAACCCAAGTCGGCACCGCCCAAGGTGGCGCCACCGGATGGCCCCGAGGAGGGCGAGCCTTCGGACCAGCAACGACACGGCATGCACCGAGCGGGGCCGCCGCTGCTGGAAAAACGCGCCTCACTGAGGTAA
- a CDS encoding response regulator: MGLSCLFVDDDVAVLRAAKRYFVHRGHAVELSQSATEARAKAGPFDCVILDIDLASESGLVLAQEFPTSRASCIVFYSGTTDPEVRLRATELGTFVSKEGGLHTLARVVESVVEEAEELARAAGGERGIVGASSNPRMESGFRKKR; the protein is encoded by the coding sequence ATGGGTCTATCCTGTTTGTTCGTCGACGATGACGTCGCGGTGCTGAGGGCCGCGAAGCGCTACTTCGTGCATCGGGGGCACGCCGTAGAGCTCTCGCAGTCGGCCACCGAAGCGAGAGCCAAAGCTGGACCTTTCGATTGCGTCATTCTCGACATCGATCTGGCCAGCGAGTCTGGCTTGGTGTTGGCCCAAGAGTTCCCGACATCCCGCGCGAGCTGTATCGTTTTCTATAGCGGGACCACGGATCCCGAGGTGCGCCTGAGGGCGACGGAGCTCGGTACTTTCGTCAGCAAGGAAGGCGGCCTCCACACCTTGGCGCGGGTGGTGGAGAGCGTGGTGGAAGAGGCCGAGGAGCTTGCGCGTGCGGCGGGAGGTGAGCGAGGCATCGTGGGTGCGTCGTCGAACCCGCGGATGGAAAGCGGCTTCCGCAAGAAGCGCTGA
- the cyoE gene encoding heme o synthase, with product MSAHTVSVPRDARSVARALVELTKPGVTRMVLVTTAAGALVAPESLQVGRFISTLLGTAAVVAAANTMNMVLERDVDALMERTRGRPLPSGRLTPEEATVFGAALALLGLGFLTFRVGAVTGLLAAIALVSYVLLYTPLKRVTPWALHVGAIPGAIPPLLGWTSVTGRLDAPALSLFLLLFVWQLPHFMAITLFRGDEYRRAGLRVYAAALGERRTRRAIVSHSLLMVAVSYLPYALGLGSAAYLVMASVLGALFTALAVYGERTSGGARWARWLFFASLPYLVLVYGALIVAAL from the coding sequence ATGAGTGCGCACACAGTGAGCGTCCCGCGCGATGCCCGAAGTGTCGCCAGGGCTTTGGTAGAGCTGACCAAGCCTGGGGTCACGCGCATGGTGCTGGTGACGACCGCTGCGGGGGCATTGGTAGCCCCAGAATCACTGCAGGTCGGGCGTTTCATTTCCACCCTGCTCGGCACCGCGGCGGTGGTCGCAGCCGCCAACACCATGAACATGGTGCTGGAACGTGACGTCGACGCACTCATGGAGCGCACGCGAGGTCGGCCGCTTCCTTCGGGGCGCCTGACCCCTGAAGAAGCCACGGTCTTCGGTGCCGCGCTTGCGCTGCTTGGGCTGGGCTTCCTGACCTTTCGTGTCGGAGCCGTGACGGGGCTACTGGCGGCAATCGCGCTGGTTTCCTACGTCTTGCTGTACACGCCGCTCAAGCGCGTCACGCCCTGGGCGCTGCACGTCGGCGCCATTCCGGGCGCCATTCCCCCGCTCTTGGGTTGGACGAGCGTGACTGGGCGGCTCGATGCACCGGCGCTCTCTCTCTTCTTGTTGTTGTTCGTGTGGCAGCTGCCCCACTTCATGGCGATCACGCTATTCCGAGGTGACGAGTATCGGCGCGCTGGATTGCGCGTGTACGCCGCTGCGCTGGGCGAACGGCGGACTCGCCGCGCGATCGTGTCGCATTCACTACTCATGGTGGCAGTCAGCTACCTGCCCTACGCACTGGGGCTGGGCTCGGCCGCGTACTTGGTCATGGCGAGCGTTTTGGGAGCGCTTTTTACCGCGCTGGCCGTCTACGGTGAGCGTACGAGTGGCGGTGCGCGCTGGGCCCGCTGGCTCTTCTTCGCTTCGCTGCCGTACTTGGTGCTCGTGTACGGTGCGCTGATCGTCGCCGCACTCTGA
- a CDS encoding pyridoxal phosphate-dependent aminotransferase codes for MPGSLASRLDAVQPSATLAMTAKAAELKAQGRKIYTFGVGEPDFETPAHILEAAQRALGTSSHYTAVTGIPELKRAICEATLRDRGWEASPEAVTVCVGAKHALFNLAMVLCEPGDEVIVPAPYWVSYPEQWRLFGGVPKSVPTSAASGFLMTPEQLEGAITPRTKALILCSPTNPTGAAYSASELQKLAEVLRRYDIYVIVDEIYGDLVYDGFEHVSLAKIAPDLRDRMIVIDGVSKTYAMTGWRIGWAIAPPDVTKAMSKVQGQSTTNPAAVAQHAAVAALTGPREPVLKMREAFARRRKKMVDGLNAIPGIACPLPHGAFYAFPDVTGLYGIRWGDRLLANDQDVALWQLEVCGIAAVAGEPFGGPGHIRFTYACAEDVIDEALGVLSAAVTRAER; via the coding sequence GTGCCTGGCAGTCTGGCCTCCCGTCTCGATGCAGTGCAGCCCAGCGCCACCTTGGCGATGACGGCCAAGGCCGCGGAGCTGAAGGCCCAGGGGCGAAAGATCTACACCTTTGGAGTCGGGGAACCCGACTTCGAGACGCCAGCCCACATCCTCGAGGCAGCCCAGCGAGCGCTGGGAACGTCGTCCCACTACACGGCCGTCACGGGGATCCCGGAGTTGAAGCGTGCGATCTGCGAAGCCACGTTGCGAGACCGTGGCTGGGAAGCGTCGCCCGAAGCGGTAACGGTCTGTGTGGGCGCCAAGCACGCGCTGTTCAATCTAGCGATGGTGCTCTGCGAACCCGGCGACGAGGTGATCGTGCCGGCTCCCTATTGGGTGAGCTACCCGGAGCAATGGCGCTTGTTCGGCGGTGTGCCCAAGAGCGTACCGACGTCGGCTGCCTCTGGATTCCTGATGACGCCCGAACAGTTGGAAGGTGCCATCACTCCCAGGACCAAGGCGCTGATACTGTGCAGTCCGACGAATCCGACGGGGGCCGCCTACTCGGCTTCGGAGCTGCAGAAGCTGGCCGAGGTGCTCCGCCGGTACGACATCTACGTGATCGTCGACGAAATCTACGGCGATCTCGTGTACGACGGGTTCGAGCACGTTTCGCTCGCGAAAATCGCGCCGGACCTTCGTGACCGCATGATCGTCATCGATGGCGTGAGCAAGACCTACGCCATGACCGGTTGGCGCATCGGGTGGGCGATCGCGCCCCCGGACGTCACCAAGGCGATGAGCAAGGTGCAGGGGCAATCGACGACGAATCCGGCTGCGGTCGCGCAACACGCTGCGGTGGCAGCGCTGACCGGACCTCGAGAGCCTGTGCTGAAGATGCGCGAGGCGTTTGCCCGGCGTCGTAAGAAGATGGTGGACGGCCTCAATGCCATCCCCGGTATCGCGTGCCCCTTGCCCCATGGTGCCTTCTACGCCTTTCCTGATGTCACCGGCTTGTACGGCATTCGTTGGGGCGACCGGCTGTTGGCCAATGACCAAGATGTTGCCCTGTGGCAGCTCGAGGTTTGCGGTATCGCCGCGGTGGCCGGGGAGCCCTTCGGTGGGCCCGGGCACATTCGCTTCACCTACGCCTGCGCCGAAGACGTCATCGACGAAGCTCTCGGGGTACTCTCCGCGGCGGTCACGCGCGCCGAACGGTGA
- the tatA gene encoding twin-arginine translocase TatA/TatE family subunit has product MAVGPWQIVIIALIILLLFGANRLSEIGKGLGEGIRNFKKGISDDGSDELADKDPKKLKGDPKKKAKKATDAEFEDDDEEKG; this is encoded by the coding sequence ATGGCCGTTGGCCCCTGGCAAATCGTCATCATCGCACTGATCATCCTGCTCCTTTTCGGAGCCAATCGCTTGTCGGAGATCGGCAAGGGACTTGGTGAGGGTATTCGCAACTTCAAGAAGGGGATTTCCGACGACGGCAGCGACGAGCTAGCCGACAAGGACCCCAAGAAGCTGAAGGGCGATCCGAAGAAGAAGGCAAAGAAGGCCACTGACGCCGAGTTCGAAGACGACGACGAGGAGAAGGGCTGA
- a CDS encoding protein kinase, whose protein sequence is MAPAAPQKSRRGADDPSLGKVIAGRYRLEARIGEGGMGIVYRARHVLIDRVVAVKLIRPDLRGETHLRAWMLREARAANRVDHAHIIDIYDIGETDEGELYLVMEYLIGTPLSSELARGPLVLNRAVDILEQMGAALSRAHDLGVVHRDLKSDNILLTARGGRKDYVKILDFGLAALAHDPRLAPKGAVFGTPEYMSPEQARGEQAGPQSDLYALGVLFFEMLVGQLPFRANDRETLLEMQRSAPAPRPSSIRKDINPVAERIVLKLLEKDGRKRYRDGHHLLEELKALQRALPSVSWDREGNEAPAAGPPLPPPPRSPSVTEWASRAGLFARMLARAFPSGNAAPELLAAQSAVWDAAAKANSLEGEIASHTRKLEALERRGRALRAEIGRKVEELAQEESRALRDAAAYAEEEEIARRELGSAQQTAKEKVALADQADRAGKGTRAVFEAAGASVAMVEAKRQWLQTREARRAGREATARDLRRQIEELRAQLARYAEALEEDLQAGREKVAQRAKEGLRFEKAFQDASKTLIEALRGKQECRDLMAELESSPAQQQASDAQASLRAAPAVRPAG, encoded by the coding sequence ATGGCACCTGCCGCCCCGCAAAAGTCTCGTAGAGGAGCTGACGATCCGTCCCTAGGCAAGGTCATTGCTGGCCGCTACCGCCTCGAGGCTCGCATTGGCGAGGGCGGAATGGGCATCGTCTATCGTGCCCGACACGTTCTCATCGATCGCGTCGTCGCGGTGAAGCTCATTCGTCCCGACTTGCGCGGGGAGACCCACCTACGCGCGTGGATGCTGCGGGAGGCCCGTGCGGCCAACCGCGTGGATCACGCCCACATCATCGACATCTACGATATCGGTGAGACGGACGAGGGAGAACTCTATCTGGTGATGGAGTATCTGATCGGCACGCCGCTTTCGTCCGAGCTCGCGCGTGGTCCCCTCGTCCTCAATCGCGCCGTGGACATCTTGGAGCAGATGGGTGCAGCCCTTTCGCGCGCGCACGACCTTGGTGTCGTGCACCGCGACTTGAAGAGCGACAACATCTTGCTCACCGCGCGGGGTGGTCGAAAGGACTACGTCAAGATCTTGGACTTTGGTTTGGCCGCACTCGCGCACGATCCACGGCTGGCCCCCAAAGGCGCGGTCTTCGGGACGCCGGAGTACATGAGCCCGGAGCAGGCGAGAGGCGAGCAGGCTGGTCCGCAGTCGGACTTGTACGCGCTGGGTGTACTGTTCTTCGAGATGCTGGTCGGGCAGCTGCCCTTCCGCGCCAACGATCGCGAAACGCTTCTGGAGATGCAGCGCAGCGCGCCGGCCCCACGCCCCAGTTCGATTCGCAAAGACATCAACCCCGTCGCCGAGCGCATCGTGCTCAAACTCCTGGAGAAGGATGGCCGCAAGCGCTATCGGGACGGCCACCATTTGCTGGAGGAGCTGAAGGCCCTCCAGCGCGCTTTGCCGAGTGTTTCCTGGGATCGGGAGGGCAACGAGGCGCCGGCGGCGGGGCCGCCACTGCCACCCCCCCCGCGCTCACCGAGCGTCACCGAGTGGGCCTCCCGAGCTGGTTTGTTCGCACGCATGTTGGCGCGGGCGTTTCCATCGGGCAACGCCGCGCCGGAGTTGCTTGCGGCACAGAGCGCAGTGTGGGATGCGGCCGCGAAGGCCAACAGTCTCGAGGGCGAGATCGCAAGCCACACCCGCAAACTCGAGGCCCTGGAGCGACGCGGCCGTGCGCTACGCGCCGAAATCGGACGCAAGGTCGAGGAGCTCGCTCAGGAAGAGTCCCGCGCGCTGCGTGACGCAGCCGCCTACGCGGAAGAAGAAGAGATCGCACGCCGCGAGCTCGGCTCGGCCCAGCAAACCGCAAAGGAAAAGGTCGCCCTGGCCGACCAGGCGGACCGAGCGGGCAAGGGTACGCGCGCGGTCTTCGAAGCGGCGGGTGCCTCGGTCGCCATGGTGGAAGCAAAACGCCAATGGCTGCAAACACGCGAAGCCCGTCGCGCCGGACGCGAAGCCACCGCGCGGGACCTGCGACGGCAAATCGAAGAGCTACGCGCGCAGTTGGCGCGCTACGCGGAGGCCCTGGAGGAGGACCTGCAAGCGGGTCGCGAGAAGGTCGCGCAGCGAGCCAAGGAAGGCCTCAGGTTCGAGAAGGCCTTCCAGGACGCGTCGAAGACTCTGATCGAAGCCCTGCGAGGAAAGCAGGAATGCCGCGACTTGATGGCTGAGCTGGAGTCTTCCCCGGCACAGCAGCAGGCCTCGGACGCGCAAGCGAGCTTGCGCGCCGCGCCCGCCGTTCGCCCCGCTGGCTAG
- a CDS encoding YkvA family protein: protein MEELDAACLEAFPSWLRNLNADARVLAQLVEEERGAEDARRHLAGALNYLFKSLDLIPDGIEDLGFIDDAFVFRAAAALAVDADATLAAGDLERLAKDDALMKDFLGQDYDRLQGYVRGLDQVNARGRTAHDVLGDPGARADLAREVRAWADAYEAPSFNRDVKTLVKLKAFLTAKLP from the coding sequence ATGGAAGAGCTGGATGCAGCGTGCTTGGAGGCGTTCCCGTCCTGGTTGCGGAATCTGAACGCTGATGCGCGCGTGCTGGCGCAGTTGGTGGAAGAAGAGCGGGGCGCCGAGGACGCGCGTCGTCATCTCGCGGGTGCACTCAACTACCTGTTCAAGTCGCTGGACTTGATCCCCGATGGTATCGAAGATCTGGGGTTCATCGACGACGCCTTCGTATTTCGCGCGGCCGCGGCACTCGCAGTCGACGCAGACGCGACCCTTGCGGCGGGCGACCTCGAGCGTCTTGCCAAGGACGACGCTCTGATGAAGGACTTCTTGGGTCAAGACTACGATCGACTCCAGGGTTACGTTCGCGGGCTGGACCAGGTGAACGCCCGAGGTCGAACGGCGCACGATGTGCTCGGCGACCCTGGCGCACGTGCGGACCTGGCGCGTGAGGTCCGTGCCTGGGCCGACGCCTACGAGGCGCCGAGCTTCAATCGCGACGTCAAGACGCTAGTGAAGCTCAAGGCTTTCCTGACCGCCAAGTTGCCCTGA
- a CDS encoding protein kinase yields MLDFQDPDDLVGAVLDQRFRLDKALGRGGLAVVYQGTDLERQERVAIKILRAEFGDSSEIVGRFLNELTATARVDHPNVARIHEAVQAADGTPYLVMELVSGIPLAARMNQGRLPVEQAAGIARNILAALALAHAAGVVHRDLKPGNVMLLGDPASSTELKVLDFGIARVLDAAGGVQRKTKTGMLLGTPGYMSPEQIRSIKTTDPRADLWSVGILLYEMLTGCMAFEAENEFERLTKVLNSDPVPIERIAPQYAHWAPFFSRALAKDLGERFQNAEEMSAALQLASRGEDIAIVSSGRAVPSGHAVRPSVPPPGSAQPAAGPFGESSTAVSPGSAYGSYIPQRPEPQVPVVDVPRQPARVPLTLAVLLALICLALGFVGGFVAGRF; encoded by the coding sequence ATGCTCGACTTCCAAGACCCGGACGATCTGGTGGGCGCGGTGTTGGACCAGCGCTTCCGCCTGGACAAGGCGCTGGGGCGGGGCGGACTCGCCGTCGTCTACCAAGGCACGGACTTGGAGCGGCAGGAGCGGGTCGCGATCAAGATCCTTCGTGCGGAGTTTGGCGACTCCTCGGAGATCGTCGGTCGCTTCTTGAACGAGCTCACCGCGACCGCACGCGTGGACCATCCCAACGTAGCGAGGATCCACGAAGCAGTGCAGGCCGCGGATGGGACGCCGTACCTGGTCATGGAGCTCGTGAGCGGCATCCCCCTGGCTGCGCGCATGAACCAAGGACGCTTGCCCGTCGAGCAGGCGGCGGGAATCGCCCGCAACATCTTGGCCGCCCTCGCCCTCGCACACGCGGCGGGCGTCGTGCATCGCGACTTGAAGCCGGGGAATGTGATGCTGCTCGGGGACCCCGCATCCAGCACCGAGCTGAAGGTCTTGGACTTCGGCATCGCGCGGGTACTCGACGCAGCGGGTGGCGTGCAACGCAAGACCAAGACGGGCATGCTGCTCGGCACGCCGGGCTACATGAGCCCAGAGCAGATCCGCTCCATCAAGACGACGGACCCGCGGGCTGACCTCTGGTCCGTCGGCATCCTGCTGTACGAGATGCTGACCGGTTGCATGGCCTTCGAGGCCGAAAACGAGTTTGAGCGCCTCACCAAAGTGCTCAACAGCGATCCCGTACCTATCGAGCGAATCGCGCCGCAATACGCCCACTGGGCACCGTTCTTCTCTCGCGCTCTCGCCAAGGACTTGGGGGAGCGCTTCCAGAACGCCGAGGAAATGTCGGCTGCGCTTCAGCTGGCGTCGCGCGGCGAAGACATCGCGATCGTGTCTTCGGGACGCGCCGTGCCTTCGGGACACGCGGTGCGTCCGTCGGTGCCGCCCCCGGGCTCTGCTCAGCCTGCGGCGGGGCCCTTTGGCGAGTCCAGCACCGCCGTTTCGCCAGGTTCCGCCTATGGTTCCTACATACCCCAACGACCAGAACCGCAGGTCCCGGTCGTCGACGTGCCCCGCCAGCCGGCGCGCGTCCCGCTCACCCTGGCCGTGTTGCTTGCCTTGATCTGCCTGGCCCTTGGATTCGTTGGGGGCTTTGTGGCCGGGCGTTTCTAG